The following nucleotide sequence is from cyanobiont of Ornithocercus magnificus.
GCTTGATCGCAATTAGTGAACCAGTTGGAATTCTTCCTCTAATTTACAAGGTTTCTAACCATGAGCCCAGCAAAGTTAGGCTGATAAGCAGAGTATCCAGCCTTACCTATCTTATAATAATGCTTTTGTCCTGCTGGATTGGAAGAGAATTATTGTCAGTTATTGGTATCACTATAAACTCATTTAGAATTGCAGGTGGTCTAATACTGCTGCCTATTGGTCTGAGACTTATTGAGGGTGCAAGCCCGACACTAAATCTCGAGGATGCGAATGTGTACGCATTTGCTCATATCCCTATCGGAATGCCGCTCCTAGCTGGGCCTGCTGCAGTATCGCTCGTTATACTCGAGGACAGTAATAGCATAGGAACGAAGGTTGTTCTGAGTCTGGTGATAGCATC
It contains:
- a CDS encoding MarC family protein, yielding MSILNTALGLIAISEPVGILPLIYKVSNHEPSKVRLISRVSSLTYLIIMLLSCWIGRELLSVIGITINSFRIAGGLILLPIGLRLIEGASPTLNLEDANVYAFAHIPIGMPLLAGPAAVSLVILEDSNSIGTKVVLSLVIASIALLIYSVFNLSLLLKQFINDRLLDTINRFTGMILVAIAVQMVVSGIKAVMV